Proteins found in one Drosophila innubila isolate TH190305 chromosome X, UK_Dinn_1.0, whole genome shotgun sequence genomic segment:
- the LOC117794024 gene encoding uncharacterized protein LOC117794024, with protein MQILESFLTQGWDITFSSPATIGEHKADLPALGIAECAIELNNSSFDDFICELAPDIVLFDRFMMEEQFGWRVENAAPTPCACWKPPTCKACATHVTSEEFRLMAETDLAKREIAAIYRCDISLMISDVEIRLLTEHFKVPAALLHWCPLMLEPPTEPFAPFEDRAHFLSIGNFRHAPNWDAVLWMKTACGR; from the exons ATGCAAATCCTTGAGAGTTTTCTTACGCAAGGTTGGGACATCACCTTCAGCAGCCCGGCGACCATTGGCGAACACAAAGCCGATTTGCCCGCGCTGGGTATCGCCGAATGCGCCATCGAGCTCAATAACAGCAGTTTCGATGACTTTATTTGCGAACTGGCCCCGGATATCGTGCTGTTCGACCGCTTCATGATGGAGGAACAGTTTGGCTGGCGCGTCGAAAATGCTGCCCCGACGCCCTGCGCGTGCTGGAAACCTCCGACCTGCAAAGCCTGCGCGACGCACGTCACCAGC GAAGAGTTCCGACTGATGGCCGAGACCGACCTGGCCAAGCGCGAAATCGCGGCGATTTACCGCTGTGATATCAGCCTGATGATTTCCGACGTGGAAATCCGCCTGCTCACCGAGCACTTCAAGGTGCCAGCCGCCCTGCTCCACTGGTGCCCGCTGATGCTGGAGCCGCCGACCGAGCCCTTCGCACCCTTTGAAGACCGCGCGCACTTTCTCAGCATCGGCAACTTTCGCCACGCGCCCAACTGGGATGCGGTGCTCTGGATGAAAACAGCCTGTGGCCGCTGA
- the LOC117794025 gene encoding LOW QUALITY PROTEIN: thiol peroxidase-like (The sequence of the model RefSeq protein was modified relative to this genomic sequence to represent the inferred CDS: inserted 2 bases in 1 codon; deleted 1 base in 1 codon; substituted 1 base at 1 genomic stop codon), with amino-acid sequence MTIYVWRPDFTLTAGDLSDATLATFAGKRKVLNIFPSVDTXTCATSVRKFNAQATRLNNAVVLCISTDLPFAQARFCGSEGLENVKNLSDFRDSDFAVDYGVSIADGPLIXPHAPLSCWTNLTARAVVVLDENNNVLHSELVSEIGQEPNYEAALAVLK; translated from the exons ATGACAATTTATGTTTGGCG CCCTGATTTCACCCTGACTGCCGGCGATCTGTCGGACGCCACCCTGGCGACCTTCGCAGGCAAGCGCAAAGTGCTGAACATCTTCCCAAGCGTCGACAC GACCTGCGCGACCTCGGTTCGCAAGTTCAATGCCCAGGCT ACGAGGCTGAACAACGCTGTCGTACTGTGCATCTCCACCGACCTGCCATTCGCCCAAGCCCGTTTCTGTGGCTCCGAAGGTCTGGAAAACGTGAAGAACCTGTCCGACTTCCGTGATTCGGATTTCGCGGTGGACTACGGTGTTTCGATTGCTGATGGCCCGCTCATCTGACCGCACGCGCCGTTGTCGTGCTGGACGAACCTGACCGCACGCGCCGTTGTCGTGCTGgacgaaaacaacaacgtGCTGCACAGCGAACTGGTCAGCGAGATCGGCCAGGAGCCGAACTACGAAGCAGCCCTGGCTGTTTTGAAGTAA
- the LOC117794023 gene encoding probable ABC transporter permease protein y4oR produces MTLQQSRRLQSLLLGTLAWAIAILIFFPIFWMVLTSFKTEIDAFATPPQFIFTPTLENYLHINERSNYFSYAWNSVLISFSATALCLLISVPAAYSMAFYETQRTKGTLLWMLSTKMLPPVGVLMPIYLLAKSFGLLDTRIALIIIYTLINLPIVVWMVYLLQGHPQDILEAARLDGATLWQEMVRVLLPIAKVAWLPPSEAHHGQPENQESAKGFEGFSIIKGIDLEVNDKEFVVFVGPSGCGKSTLLRLIAGLEEVSEGTIELDGRDITEVTPAKRDLAMVFQTYALYRT; encoded by the exons ATGACGCTTCAACAATCCCGCCGCCTGCAAAGCCTGTTGCTCGGCACCCTGGCCTGGGCCATCGCGATCCTGATCTTCTTCCCGATCTTCTGGATGGTGCTGACCAGCTTCAAGAccgaaatcgacgcgttcgcCACGCCGCCGCAGTTCATATTCACGCCGACGCTGGAGAACTACCTGCACATCAACGAGCGCAGCAACTACTTCAGTTATGCGTGGAACTCAGTGCTGATCTCCTTCAGCGCCACCGCCCTGTGCCTGCTGATCTCGGTGCCCGCCGCCTACTCCATGGCGTTCTACGAAACCCAGCGCACCAAAGGCACGCTGCTGTGGATGCTGTCCACCAAGATGCTGCCGCCGGTGGGCGTACTGATGCCGATCTATCTGTTGGCCAAAAGCTTTGGCCTGCTGGATACGCGCATTGCGCTGATCATCATCTACACCCTGATCAACCTGCCGATTGTGGTGTGGATGGTTTACCTACTTCAAGGACATCCCCAGGACATCCTTGAAGCCGCGCGCCTGGACGGTGCCACGCTGTGGCAGGAAATGGTCCGCGTGCTGCTGCCGATCGCCAAGGTGGCCTGGCTTCCACCGT CGGAGGCTCATCATGGCCAACCTGAAAATCAAGAATCTGCAAAAGGCTTCGAAGGCTTCTCGATCATCAAAGGCATCGACCTGGAAGTGAACGACAAGGAATTCGTGGTGTTCGTCGGCCCGTCGGGCTGCGGTAAATCCACGCTGCTGCGCCTGATCGCCGGCCTGGAAGAAGTCAGCGAAGGCACCATCGAACTGGACGGCCGCGACATCACCGAAGTGACCCCGGCCAAGCGTGACCTGGCAATGGTGTTCCAGACCTACGCGCTGTACCGCACATGA
- the LOC117794021 gene encoding methionine aminopeptidase-like, with the protein MIGTVAPKARRLVEMTFEAMWAGIRQVKPGARLGDIGHAIQSHAQANGSSVVREYCGHGIGRQMHEEPQVLHVGRPGWVDGGDQDNSLSAQWEHTVAVTADGFEVLTLQS; encoded by the exons ATGATCGGCACCGTCGCCCCCAAGGCCCGGCGCCTGGTGGAGATGACTTTCGAAGCGATGTGGGCCGGCATCCGCCAGGTCAAGCCGGGTGCGCGCCTGGGTGATATCGGCCATGCGATCCAGAGCCATGCGCAGGCCAACGGCAGCAGCGTGGTGCGTGAGTATTGTGGCCACGGCATTGGCCGGCAGATGCATGAAGAACCGCAGGTCCTGCACGTTGGCCGCCCTG GATGGGTGGACGGTGGTGACCAGGACAACAGCCTCTCGGCGCAGTGGGAGCATACGGTGGCGGTGACGGCGGATGGGTTTGAGGTGTTGACGTTGCAGAGTTAG